In one window of Gorilla gorilla gorilla isolate KB3781 chromosome 2, NHGRI_mGorGor1-v2.1_pri, whole genome shotgun sequence DNA:
- the MLF1 gene encoding myeloid leukemia factor 1 isoform X3 → MFRMLNSSFEDDPFFSESILAHRENMRQMMRSFSEPFGRDLLSISDGRGRAHNRRGHNDGEDSLTHTDVSSFQTMDQMVSNMRNYMQKLERNFGQLSVDPNGHSFCSSSVMTYSKIGDEPPKVFQASTQTRRAPGGIKETRKAMRDSDSGLEKMAIGHHIHDRAHVIKKSKNKKTGDEEVNQEFINMNESDAHAFDEEWQSEVLKYKPGRHNLENTRMRSVGHENPGSRELKRRNLNKVQPLNMEGDQMFWGTNYTSKAHL, encoded by the exons TGAGTCCATTCTTGCACACCGAGAAAATATGCGACAGATGATGAGAAGTTTTTCTGAACCCTTTGGAAGAGACTTGCTCAGTATCTCTGATGGTAGAGGGAGAGCTCATAATCGTAGAGGACATAATGATGGTGAAGATTCTTTGAct CATACAGATGTCAGCTCCTTCCAGACAATGGACCAAATGGTGTCAAATATGAGAAACTATATGCAGAAATTAGAAAGAAACTTC GGTCAACTTTCAGTGGATCCAAATGGACATTCATTTTGTTCTTCCTCAGTTATGACTTATTCCAAAATAGGAGATGAACCGCCAAAGGTTTTTCAGGCCTCAACTCAAACTCGTCGAGCTCCAGGAGGA atAAAGGAAACCAGGAAAGCAATGAGAGATTCTGACAGTGGACTAGAAAAAATGGCTATTGGTCATCATATCCATGACCGAGCTcatgtcattaaaaagtcaaagaacaaGAAGACTGGAGATGAAGAGGTCAACCAGGAGTTCATCAATATGAATGAAA GTGATGCTCATGCTTTTGATGAGGAGTGGCAAAGTGAGGTTTTGAAGTACAAACCAGGACGACACAATCTAGAAAACACTAGAATGAGAAGTGTTGGCCATGAGAATCCTGGCTCCCGAGAACTTAAAAGAAG AAACCTCAACAAAGTCCAGCCATTGAACATGGAAGGAGATCAGATGTTTTGGGGGACAAACTACACATCAAAGGCTCATCTgtga
- the MLF1 gene encoding myeloid leukemia factor 1 isoform X1 codes for MFRMLNSSFEDDPFFSESILAHRENMRQMMRSFSEPFGRDLLSISDGRGRAHNRRGHNDGEDSLTHTDVSSFQTMDQMVSNMRNYMQKLERNFGQLSVDPNGHSFCSSSVMTYSKIGDEPPKVFQASTQTRRAPGGIKETRKAMRDSDSGLEKMAIGHHIHDRAHVIKKSKNKKTGDEEVNQEFINMNESDAHAFDEEWQSEVLKYKPGRHNLENTRMRSVGHENPGSRELKRREKPQQSPAIEHGRRSDVLGDKLHIKGSSVKSNKK; via the exons TGAGTCCATTCTTGCACACCGAGAAAATATGCGACAGATGATGAGAAGTTTTTCTGAACCCTTTGGAAGAGACTTGCTCAGTATCTCTGATGGTAGAGGGAGAGCTCATAATCGTAGAGGACATAATGATGGTGAAGATTCTTTGAct CATACAGATGTCAGCTCCTTCCAGACAATGGACCAAATGGTGTCAAATATGAGAAACTATATGCAGAAATTAGAAAGAAACTTC GGTCAACTTTCAGTGGATCCAAATGGACATTCATTTTGTTCTTCCTCAGTTATGACTTATTCCAAAATAGGAGATGAACCGCCAAAGGTTTTTCAGGCCTCAACTCAAACTCGTCGAGCTCCAGGAGGA atAAAGGAAACCAGGAAAGCAATGAGAGATTCTGACAGTGGACTAGAAAAAATGGCTATTGGTCATCATATCCATGACCGAGCTcatgtcattaaaaagtcaaagaacaaGAAGACTGGAGATGAAGAGGTCAACCAGGAGTTCATCAATATGAATGAAA GTGATGCTCATGCTTTTGATGAGGAGTGGCAAAGTGAGGTTTTGAAGTACAAACCAGGACGACACAATCTAGAAAACACTAGAATGAGAAGTGTTGGCCATGAGAATCCTGGCTCCCGAGAACTTAAAAGAAG GGAGAAACCTCAACAAAGTCCAGCCATTGAACATGGAAGGAGATCAGATGTTTTGGGGGACAAACTACACATCAAAGGCTCATCTgtgaaaagcaacaaaaaataa
- the MLF1 gene encoding myeloid leukemia factor 1 isoform X2 codes for MRQMMRSFSEPFGRDLLSISDGRGRAHNRRGHNDGEDSLTHTDVSSFQTMDQMVSNMRNYMQKLERNFGQLSVDPNGHSFCSSSVMTYSKIGDEPPKVFQASTQTRRAPGGIKETRKAMRDSDSGLEKMAIGHHIHDRAHVIKKSKNKKTGDEEVNQEFINMNESDAHAFDEEWQSEVLKYKPGRHNLENTRMRSVGHENPGSRELKRREKPQQSPAIEHGRRSDVLGDKLHIKGSSVKSNKK; via the exons ATGCGACAGATGATGAGAAGTTTTTCTGAACCCTTTGGAAGAGACTTGCTCAGTATCTCTGATGGTAGAGGGAGAGCTCATAATCGTAGAGGACATAATGATGGTGAAGATTCTTTGAct CATACAGATGTCAGCTCCTTCCAGACAATGGACCAAATGGTGTCAAATATGAGAAACTATATGCAGAAATTAGAAAGAAACTTC GGTCAACTTTCAGTGGATCCAAATGGACATTCATTTTGTTCTTCCTCAGTTATGACTTATTCCAAAATAGGAGATGAACCGCCAAAGGTTTTTCAGGCCTCAACTCAAACTCGTCGAGCTCCAGGAGGA atAAAGGAAACCAGGAAAGCAATGAGAGATTCTGACAGTGGACTAGAAAAAATGGCTATTGGTCATCATATCCATGACCGAGCTcatgtcattaaaaagtcaaagaacaaGAAGACTGGAGATGAAGAGGTCAACCAGGAGTTCATCAATATGAATGAAA GTGATGCTCATGCTTTTGATGAGGAGTGGCAAAGTGAGGTTTTGAAGTACAAACCAGGACGACACAATCTAGAAAACACTAGAATGAGAAGTGTTGGCCATGAGAATCCTGGCTCCCGAGAACTTAAAAGAAG GGAGAAACCTCAACAAAGTCCAGCCATTGAACATGGAAGGAGATCAGATGTTTTGGGGGACAAACTACACATCAAAGGCTCATCTgtgaaaagcaacaaaaaataa